From Primulina tabacum isolate GXHZ01 chromosome 2, ASM2559414v2, whole genome shotgun sequence, one genomic window encodes:
- the LOC142535466 gene encoding DNA-directed RNA polymerase II subunit RPB2-like, with the protein MYGGGGFEHGNRDHSGEIELDYEEDDGSQEISQEDAWAVISAFFEEKGLVRQQLDSFNEFIQNTMQEIVDESANIEIRPETQHYPGRSSDFVETIYRINFGQIYLSKPMMTESDGETNTLYPKAARLRNLSYSSPLYVDVTKRVIKRGYDCEEVAETQEFTKVFIGKVPIMLRSSYCSLYHLSEKDLTELGECPYDQGGYFIINGSEKVLIAQEKMSSNHVYVFKKRQPNKYSYVAEVRSVVESQSKAPSSMFVRMLSRSGAKGGSSAQYIRTTLPYIRTEIPIIIVFRALGFVADKDILEHICYDFNDVQMMELLRPSLEEAFVIQNQQVALDYIGKRGSTTGVTRDKRIKYAKEILQREMLPHVGTEEYCETKKAYYFGYIIHRLLLCVLGRRPEDDRDHYANKRLDLAGPLLGGLFRTLFRKLIRDVRSHVQKCVDNGKDVNLQLAIKAKTITSGLKYSLATGNWGQANAAGTRAGVSQVLNRLTYASTLSHLRRLNSPIGREGKLAKPRQLHNSHWGMMCPAETPEGQACGLVKNLALMVYITVGSAANPILEFLDEWSTENFEEISPAVIPQSTKIFVNGNWIGIHRHPELLVKTLKQLRRQVDVNTEVGIIRDIRLKELRLYTDYGRCSRPLFIVEKQRLLIKKKDILALQQRESHEEYGWHDLIRKGFIEYIDTEEEETTMISMTMNDLLNAKHNPSDAYSETYTHCEIHPSLLLGVCASIIPFPDHNQSPRNTYQSAMGKQAMGIYVTNYQLRMDTLAYVLYYPQKPLVTTRAMEHLHFRQLPAGINAVVAIACYTGYNQEDSIIMNQSSIDRGFFRSLFFRSYRDEEKKMGTLVKEDFGCPSSDNTMGMRHGSYDKLDSDGFAPPGSRVSGDDVIIGKTIPFSQDEAQGPSSKYTRQDRSCSLRHSESGIVDQVLLTTNADGLRFVKVRMRSVRIPQIGDKFSSRHAQKGTIGMTYSQEDMPWTIEGITPDIIVNPHAIPSRMTIGQLIECVMGKVAAQMGKEGDATPFTDVTVDNISKALHKCGYQMSGFERMYSGHTGRQLSSLIFLGPTYYQRLKHMVDDKIHSRGRGPMQILTRQPAEGRSRDGGLRFGEMERDCMIAHGAAHFLKERLFDQSDAYRVHVCERCGLIAVSNLKKLSFECRSCKNKTDIVQAYIPYACKLLIQELVAMAISPRLLTKDLESIKKQKKKGG; encoded by the exons ATGTATGGCGGCGGGGGATTTGAGCACGGGAATCGGGATCATAGCGGTGAAATAGAACTCGATTACGAGGAGGACGATGGATCTCAAGAGATTTCGCAGGAGGATGCATGGGCTGTGATCAGTGCGTTTTTCGAGGAGAAGGGATTGGTTAGGCAGCAGTTGGATTCGTTCAACGAGTTCATACAGAATACCATGCAGGAAATCGTGGACGAGTCCGCCAACATTGAGATCCGACCCGAGACTCAGCATTACCCGGGTCGAAGCTCCGATTTTGTGGAG ACAATCTACAGGATTAACTTTGGCCAGATTTACCTGAGTAAACCTATGATGACTGAGTCTGACGGGGAGACTAACACATTGTATCCAAAAGCTGCAAGATTAAGAAACTTGAGTTACTCTTCGCCATTGTACGTGGATGTCACCAAGAGAGTCATAAAAAGGGGTTATGACTGCGAAGAAGTCGCGGAAACTCAAGAATTCACCAAAGTTTTCATTGGAAAG GTTCCAATAATGCTTCGTTCGAGCTATTGTAGTTTGTATCATCTATCTGAGAAAGACTTAACAGAGTTGGGGGAGTGCCCTTATGATCAAGGCGGATATTTCATAATAAATGGCAGCGAGAAAGTCCTCATTGCTCAGGAAAAGATGAGCAGCAATCATGTTTATGTGTTCAAGAAACGGCAGCCTAACAAGTATTCGTATGTAGCTGAAGTTAGATCTGTAGTTGAGTCTCAAAGCAAGGCACCCAGCAGTATGTTTGTTAGGATGCTGTCTAGATCCGGTGCTAAAGGG GGATCCTCGGCGCAGTATATTCGCACTACACTCCCATACATTAGGACTGAAATTCCTATAATAATTGTTTTCCGTGCATTAGGCTTTGTCGCGGACAAAGATATTTTAGAACATATTTGCTATGATTTTAACGATGTTCAAATGATGGAATTGCTTAGACCTTCCTTGGAAGAGGCATTTGTGATCCAAAATCAACAG GTTGCGCTTGACTACATTGGCAAGAGAGGATCTACTACTGGTGTTACGAGAGATAAAAGAATAAA GTATGCCAAAGAAATCCTCCAAAGAGAAATGCTTCCACATGTTGGTACTGAGGAGTATTGTGAAACAAAGAAAGCTTATTATTTTGG TTATATAATCCACAGACTCTTACTTTGTGTCCTTGGAAGAAGGCCAGAAGATGACCGCGATCACTACGCGAACAAGAGACTGGACCTTGCCGGTCCTTTACTTGGCGGTTTATTTAGGACG TTATTCAGAAAATTAATCAGGGATGTGAGATCTCATGTTCAAAAG TGTGTCGACAATGGAAAAGATGTAAATTTACAGTTAGCAATTAAAGCAAAAACAATTACAAGTGGGCTCAAGTATTCTCTTGCTACCGGGAACTGGGGACAAGCAAATGCAGCCGGAACCAGAGCAGGAGTTTCTCAG GTTCTTAATCGTTTGACTTATGCCTCAACGCTTTCCCATCTGAGGAGATTAAACTCACCTATCGGCCGAGAGG GTAAATTGGCTAAACCGAGACAACTGCACAATTCCCATTGGGGCATGATGTGCCCTGCCGAAACACCTGAAGGACAG GCATGTGGACTAGTAAAGAACCTTGCACTTATGGTGTACATAACAGTGGGATCAGCAGCGAACCCCATTCTAGAGTTTTTAGACGAGTGGAGTACAGAGAATTTTGAG GAAATATCACCAGCGGTGATTCCTCAATCTACCAAAATATTTGTGAATGGCAACTGGATTGGCATTCACCGTCACCCAGAGCTGCTGGTCAAGACTCTCAAACAGCTAAGGAGACAA GTGGATGTCAATACAGAAGTTGGAATTATTCGTGACATACGTCTTAAAGAACTTCGACTGTATACAGACTATGGTCGTTGCAGTAGGCCGTTATTCATTGTTGAAAAACAAAGGTTGCTTATAAAGAAGAAAGATATTCTTGCCTTGCAGCAAAGG GAATCCCATGAAGAATATGGCTGGCACGACCTTATCAGGAAAGGATTTATTGAATATATTGACACCGAAGAAGAGGAGACAACAATGATATCAATGACAATGAAT GATCTTCTAAATGCCAAACATAATCCAAGTGATGCTTACTCTGAAACATACACTCACTGCGAAATCCATCCGTCATTGTTACTGGGTGTTTGCGCATCAATCATACCATTTCCTGATCACAACCAG TCCCCTCGTAACACTTACCAATCGGCAATGGGAAAGCAAGCAATGGGAATATATGTGACCAACTACCAACTTCGAATG GATACACTAGCCTATGTACTTTACTATCCTCAGAAGCCTCTAGTCACTACTCGTGCAATGGAGCATTTGCATTTTAGGCAGCTTCCAGCAGGCATC AATGCTGTTGTTGCTATTGCCTGTTACACCGGATACAACCAAGAAGACTCAATCATCATGAACCAATCATCGATTGATCGAGGATTTTTTCGGTCTTTGTTCTTCCGTTCATATCG GGATGAGGAGAAAAAGATGGGGACATTAGTGAAAGAGGACTTTGGGTGTCCTAGTAGCGACAATACCATG GGAATGCGTCATGGATCTTATGATAAATTAGATTCTGATGGTTTTGCGCCTCCG GGATCGCGAGTGTCTGGTGATGATGTCATTATTGGAAAGACAATACCATTTTCGCAAGATGAAGCTCAAGGACCATCTTCAAAATACACCCGCCAGGATCGTAGTTGTTCTTTACGACATAGTGAAAGTGGAATCGTGGATCag GTTCTGCTAACCACAAATGCTGACGGATTGAGGTTTGTCAAAGTCCGAATGCGATCTGTCAGGATACCTCAAATTGGAGACAAATTTAGTAGCAGACACGCACAGAAGGGAACAATTGGAATGACTTACTCACAGGAAGACATGCCATGGACAATCGAAGGCATTACTCCTGATATAATAGTAAACCCTCATGCCATTCCTTCACGCATGACAATTGGTCAGCTTATTGAGTGTGTTATGGGGAAGGTGGCTGCTCAAATGGGAAAGGAAGGAGACGCTACTCCTTTTACGGATGTTACC GTTGATAACATCAGCAAAGCTCTTCACAAATGTGGTTATCAAATGAGCGGCTTTGAAAGAATGTACAGCGGGCACACAGGGCGTCAACTATCATCTTTGATATTTCTGGGGCCAACATATTACCAGCGGCTGAAGCATATGGTGGATGATAAGATCCACTCTCGTGGCAGAGGTCCTATGCAAATCCTCACCAGACAGCCCGCCGAAGGAAGATCACGAGACGGTGGTCTAAGGTTCGG